A region of uncultured Desulfobacter sp. DNA encodes the following proteins:
- the nrfD gene encoding NrfD/PsrC family molybdoenzyme membrane anchor subunit yields the protein MLELALKGNRNYWIWMGGLVVVMTVGGLFYLDQFRHGLMVTGQSRDVSWGFYTAQMTFLVGVAAGGVMLVLPYYLHDFKTFGKITILGEFLAVAAIVMCLSYLLVHLGQPMRALNIFLYPTPWSMLFWDGNVLSGYLLLNIIIGWKVLEAERNGVAPAKWIKPLIYLSIPMAFSIHTMTAFIYCGLPGRGFWLTAILAPRFLASAFASGPGLLILLSLMIRQISDFDPGKKAVQSLAIIAAYALVTNLFFMICEVFVVFYSNIGSHKAHFIYLYAGLDGNTGLVPWMWSSVALMVTAACILLMPALRKNELTLAVACVALFAGTWIDKGMGMISGGFVPSPLHHVTQYSPSLHELAISAGITALGLFVLTLLYKIVISVKVYNQCGRV from the coding sequence ATGCTTGAGCTGGCGTTAAAGGGAAACCGAAACTATTGGATTTGGATGGGAGGACTTGTAGTGGTCATGACTGTAGGGGGGCTTTTTTACCTGGATCAGTTCAGGCATGGCCTGATGGTCACGGGCCAGAGCCGGGATGTATCCTGGGGATTTTATACGGCCCAGATGACATTTCTGGTCGGCGTGGCAGCCGGGGGTGTCATGCTGGTGCTTCCCTATTATCTGCATGATTTTAAAACATTTGGCAAAATTACCATACTTGGGGAATTTTTGGCTGTGGCCGCCATTGTCATGTGCCTGTCATACCTGCTTGTTCATCTTGGACAACCCATGCGGGCTTTGAACATTTTTCTTTACCCCACACCCTGGTCCATGCTTTTCTGGGACGGTAATGTACTGTCCGGTTACCTGTTGCTTAATATCATCATTGGCTGGAAGGTGCTGGAGGCTGAAAGAAACGGGGTGGCGCCTGCAAAATGGATCAAGCCGCTGATTTACCTTTCCATTCCCATGGCTTTTTCCATTCACACCATGACTGCATTCATCTATTGCGGTCTTCCCGGCAGGGGATTCTGGCTTACTGCAATCCTTGCCCCGCGGTTTTTGGCCTCTGCATTTGCTTCAGGCCCCGGGCTGCTCATTTTGCTCAGCCTTATGATCCGGCAGATAAGTGATTTTGATCCGGGCAAAAAGGCGGTACAGTCCCTGGCCATCATCGCGGCTTACGCCTTGGTGACCAATCTTTTTTTCATGATCTGTGAGGTCTTTGTGGTGTTTTATTCAAATATCGGATCCCATAAAGCCCATTTCATTTATCTGTATGCCGGGCTTGACGGCAACACTGGCCTTGTGCCCTGGATGTGGTCATCGGTGGCGCTTATGGTTACAGCGGCATGTATCCTTTTGATGCCGGCCTTAAGGAAAAACGAGCTCACCCTGGCTGTTGCATGTGTTGCGTTGTTTGCAGGTACCTGGATAGATAAGGGAATGGGGATGATTTCAGGCGGATTTGTGCCGTCGCCGCTGCATCATGTGACACAATACAGTCCAAGCCTTCATGAATTGGCTATATCAGCCGGCATCACGGCCCTTGGCCTGTTTGTCCTGACCTTGCTATATAAAATAGTTATCAGTGTTAAAGTGTATAATCAATGCGGTAGGGTCTGA
- the yidD gene encoding membrane protein insertion efficiency factor YidD: MLLPSMMLNSSTFHAGCAIPLKAYMIPLFLCFSLLNATPRVVWAQNQDQNQTQTDTTTTNVVLKFYQKHISGIDGNRCPMYPNCSQYCVQAIQKHGILLGWVMSCDRLLRCGRDEVTLSAHVRINGHEFTFDPVSANDSWWFSPKPSAIDDSLQNKYLFHSGPGRISNFNLVHKK, from the coding sequence ATGCTTTTACCATCAATGATGTTGAACAGTAGCACCTTTCATGCAGGTTGTGCCATCCCATTAAAAGCATATATGATCCCTTTGTTTTTATGTTTTTCTCTACTAAACGCCACCCCCCGGGTAGTTTGGGCCCAAAACCAGGACCAGAATCAGACACAGACAGACACAACAACCACAAACGTTGTGCTCAAATTTTACCAAAAACACATATCCGGCATTGACGGCAACCGCTGTCCCATGTATCCGAACTGCTCCCAGTATTGTGTCCAGGCCATCCAAAAACACGGTATTCTCCTGGGCTGGGTCATGTCCTGCGATCGCCTGCTCAGATGCGGCAGGGATGAGGTCACCCTGTCTGCCCATGTCAGAATCAATGGGCATGAATTCACATTTGACCCGGTCAGTGCCAATGATTCCTGGTGGTTTTCACCCAAACCATCTGCCATTGACGACAGCCTGCAAAACAAATATTTGTTCCATTCAGGTCCAGGCCGGATATCCAATTTCAATCTGGTCCATAAAAAATGA
- a CDS encoding type II secretion system protein N, whose translation MKPIFSTVITALIMLVTFQVYALVNPVVDKPGEQLLSNRPQADPTHPKAKSDRLEIEPVKLKRVIEKVTQRNLFKVEVNGKKNNLPEPETLPLEKTSLKLTLWGTVTGQDKQDAWAVIEDIKKKQQDLYRVNDNIQGATIKSILRNKVILTMNGKDQILEVDADPVPFHARKKGVSIQRPKPGQNNAPDRLEPPEMPEVQEPAAHSDPLFRTRPYVKNGQAAGVMIYSIKKDSVARRLGLRNGDIIQAVDDTEVQNPQDLEELESTMEDPTDITLSILRRGKAKELVFSGQDNAFTINDVEQ comes from the coding sequence ATGAAGCCGATTTTTTCAACAGTTATAACCGCTCTGATAATGCTTGTGACTTTCCAGGTATATGCCCTGGTCAATCCGGTTGTTGATAAACCAGGAGAGCAGCTGCTATCAAACCGACCCCAAGCCGACCCAACCCACCCAAAAGCCAAATCTGATCGGTTAGAAATAGAACCTGTGAAACTCAAAAGGGTCATAGAAAAAGTCACCCAGAGAAATCTTTTCAAGGTAGAGGTGAACGGCAAAAAAAACAATTTACCTGAACCCGAGACCCTGCCCCTTGAGAAAACCAGCCTGAAACTTACCCTTTGGGGAACGGTAACAGGCCAGGATAAACAGGATGCCTGGGCCGTGATAGAGGACATCAAAAAAAAGCAGCAGGATCTATATCGGGTTAATGATAATATTCAGGGCGCAACCATTAAATCCATATTACGCAACAAGGTGATTTTAACCATGAATGGCAAGGATCAGATTCTGGAAGTTGATGCAGATCCGGTCCCTTTTCATGCCAGAAAAAAAGGGGTATCCATCCAAAGGCCCAAGCCTGGGCAGAACAATGCCCCGGACCGGTTGGAACCGCCCGAAATGCCGGAAGTTCAGGAGCCTGCAGCCCATTCCGATCCATTGTTTAGAACCCGCCCCTATGTAAAAAACGGCCAAGCCGCAGGTGTTATGATTTACAGCATCAAGAAGGACTCCGTGGCCCGGCGTTTGGGTCTTCGCAACGGAGATATAATCCAGGCTGTTGACGACACTGAAGTACAAAATCCCCAGGATCTTGAAGAGTTGGAGTCAACCATGGAGGATCCAACAGATATTACCCTATCAATCCTGAGGCGGGGGAAAGCCAAAGAACTGGTTTTCAGCGGGCAGGATAATGCTTTTACCATCAATGATGTTGAACAGTAG
- a CDS encoding DNA topoisomerase I, whose product MQDENSARRESVRSQLDEILAKEITSFIDVDSSMAMMSFKLATISCIIISVDREREIKEYSDSPPERFNRKTFESELVDIGLDKDEYLDNSISTVLESGYITVLPNGELKAEMPAFMMVGFLDSMFPGMQGLNLIAFILQINDEVNSGRKSLDLAKQSFEATLKTRGVSVTKDRVQERVAEMVKGVHKTVTVQSKQISARLKRENFNRLALLMKTRKQRTDGYQEKVKIKNLFEKGPTPEEVEAEKQKARQAEEAALKAEELAKELAEKERKIQEAQMAAQEMEAQLKAIEEKEKAAEQALAAQEKAQALEAKEQEMAEKEAKLKALEEEIKRREEEAKRQVEAKEQAALEAENTKNHDDNDIESRIAAFEQTLAMPCPLCNGGMVEEKTTDKGKVFYSCNLKDCRFVSWDKPYLFECPVCKNPYLIEFTSPSGTRGLKCPRASCTYSQDNLLAPVQNMAGTSTPSDQPPKKKKLVRRVKRR is encoded by the coding sequence ATGCAGGATGAGAACAGCGCCAGGCGGGAGTCTGTCAGAAGCCAATTGGATGAAATTCTTGCCAAGGAGATCACCTCTTTTATAGATGTAGACTCCAGCATGGCGATGATGTCTTTCAAGCTTGCCACCATATCCTGTATCATCATCAGCGTGGATCGGGAACGTGAAATTAAAGAGTACTCCGATTCTCCGCCGGAACGTTTCAATCGCAAAACATTTGAGTCTGAACTTGTGGATATCGGACTTGACAAGGACGAATATCTTGACAACTCCATATCAACTGTCCTTGAGTCCGGCTACATTACAGTACTTCCCAATGGCGAACTTAAAGCGGAAATGCCCGCGTTTATGATGGTTGGTTTTTTAGATTCCATGTTTCCCGGCATGCAGGGTCTTAACCTCATTGCTTTTATTCTTCAAATAAATGATGAGGTCAATTCCGGCCGCAAAAGCCTTGACCTTGCAAAACAAAGCTTTGAAGCAACGCTTAAAACCCGCGGTGTGTCCGTGACAAAAGACCGGGTCCAGGAGCGGGTGGCAGAAATGGTTAAAGGGGTTCACAAGACTGTCACTGTGCAGTCCAAACAGATTTCAGCCCGACTGAAGAGGGAAAATTTCAACAGATTAGCCCTGCTCATGAAAACCAGGAAACAACGCACTGACGGCTACCAGGAAAAGGTAAAAATTAAAAACCTTTTTGAAAAAGGCCCAACGCCTGAAGAAGTTGAGGCAGAAAAACAAAAGGCAAGACAAGCTGAAGAGGCCGCCCTGAAGGCCGAAGAACTGGCAAAAGAGTTGGCGGAAAAAGAAAGAAAAATTCAAGAAGCACAGATGGCTGCCCAGGAAATGGAAGCGCAGCTCAAAGCCATAGAAGAAAAGGAAAAAGCAGCGGAACAGGCCCTGGCTGCCCAGGAAAAAGCCCAGGCCCTTGAGGCAAAAGAGCAGGAGATGGCTGAAAAAGAGGCCAAACTCAAAGCCCTTGAAGAAGAGATCAAACGCAGGGAGGAAGAGGCGAAAAGACAGGTCGAAGCAAAAGAACAAGCTGCTTTGGAGGCCGAAAACACCAAAAACCACGATGATAACGATATTGAATCCAGAATTGCCGCTTTTGAGCAGACCCTTGCCATGCCCTGTCCTTTGTGCAATGGCGGCATGGTTGAAGAAAAGACCACGGACAAAGGCAAGGTTTTTTACTCCTGCAACCTGAAAGATTGCCGGTTCGTATCCTGGGATAAACCCTATCTTTTTGAATGTCCCGTGTGCAAAAATCCCTATTTAATTGAATTTACCTCACCCTCGGGAACTCGTGGCCTTAAATGCCCCCGGGCGTCATGTACCTATTCCCAGGATAATCTGCTGGCACCGGTTCAGAACATGGCCGGGACTTCAACACCGTCAGACCAGCCCCCCAAAAAGAAAAAACTGGTCAGGCGCGTAAAAAGGCGCTGA
- a CDS encoding ParA family protein: MRNVLTISGLKGGTGKSITALNLSASVALYGKKVLLIDCDPRANVSRWRKIDSNGNDHDLTQVLSGRIRVPDAVSGTDIDGLDILPSGFGLFSMSLKLTRRTENEKLLRLIIGEIEHDYDIIILDSPSSCGYLSIAALTAADWLAAVVTPDDDWVCDFHSLINIVRYIRKSHNAPLGIAGILFNRCNGVEQMEHRTDPQVLKQIRPLIYKTMIPDDETFAREQCFHSPLSLYDIKAKASQAYLEMAREIICAFNLN; encoded by the coding sequence ATGAGAAATGTATTAACTATTTCAGGACTAAAGGGTGGTACGGGAAAAAGCATAACCGCCCTTAATTTATCCGCTTCTGTGGCGCTTTACGGGAAAAAAGTGCTGCTGATTGACTGCGACCCCAGGGCAAATGTGTCCCGATGGCGTAAGATTGATTCGAATGGAAATGACCATGACCTTACCCAGGTGCTGTCCGGCAGAATCAGGGTTCCCGATGCCGTATCCGGAACTGATATTGACGGGTTGGATATCCTGCCGTCGGGTTTCGGTCTTTTTTCCATGTCCCTTAAACTAACCAGACGTACAGAGAACGAAAAGCTTCTTCGTCTTATTATTGGTGAAATTGAGCATGACTACGACATCATAATCCTTGATTCCCCCTCATCCTGCGGGTATCTGAGCATCGCTGCCCTGACGGCAGCAGACTGGCTTGCGGCAGTGGTTACCCCGGATGACGATTGGGTTTGCGATTTTCATTCCCTGATTAACATTGTCCGGTACATACGTAAATCGCACAATGCACCATTAGGCATTGCAGGCATCCTGTTCAACAGATGCAATGGCGTAGAACAAATGGAACATCGTACGGATCCCCAGGTGTTGAAGCAGATCCGCCCCCTGATATATAAAACCATGATCCCTGACGATGAAACATTTGCAAGGGAACAATGCTTCCACAGTCCACTGTCTTTATATGACATTAAAGCCAAGGCGTCCCAGGCTTACTTAGAGATGGCCAGGGAGATTATTTGTGCATTTAATTTAAATTGA
- a CDS encoding SUMF1/EgtB/PvdO family nonheme iron enzyme codes for MASVSITLSGITEAVENLNYRPGSVKDKAIRAIAAYYVSEDSIASLSHIDGDRIIRQIWETGDDPAKIRSKRRNFSSLKSSINADLKKLSQTGLNPEDVTLTESNVFDMTQDAKSNLLQSFSDAVKTDGFDLTKATDVLKAVAEFLDKFKSSDTENESTNIIEEIKKVLDRLGAGVFDDQKGAGGDGEGVLEDDVEIEEIDDDTEIEEIDDDELEEVEELDEDAEVEEIELDEDEELEEVDEDLLDADIEEIDEDTEIEEIDDDELEEVEELDEDAEVEEIELDEDEELEEVDEDLLDADIEEIDEDTEIEEIDDDELEEVEELDEDAEVEEIELDEDEELEEVDEDLLDADIEEIDEDTEIEEIDDDELEEVEELDEDAEVEEIELDEGEDLEELEEIDEDTEIEDVELDEDESLEEIEDIELDADEQLEVVDLGEDEDLEELDELDEEEINALDEFRKSRELAQQFDDFLGEREKKFNSYITIPGGTYTIGTEKSLKSSLALQPFDMPTVYMGKYPVTNALFEIFIEQTGYVTTAERRGVGTVYHSRFKKQGEKVIWSKQAGSSIVKGACWYQPLGPGSTLHGKRNHPVVQISVDDAFAYASWIGRRLPTEAEWEAAARTDMAFKYPWGNEFDPKLLNIESSGFADTSPVDEYDHAANVFGMADMLGNVMEWTTDTQPPPFETRKARMFNVAKGGGWNAKDSISISSRGLFPAEITANIIGFRCISELFQ; via the coding sequence TTGGCCAGTGTATCCATAACCCTGTCCGGCATTACAGAGGCCGTTGAAAATCTTAACTACCGCCCCGGGTCTGTCAAGGATAAGGCAATTCGGGCCATAGCTGCCTATTATGTTTCCGAAGATAGCATTGCCAGTCTTTCGCACATTGACGGGGATCGTATTATCCGTCAGATTTGGGAGACCGGTGATGACCCTGCAAAGATAAGGTCTAAAAGGAGAAATTTTTCCAGCCTTAAATCCTCCATCAATGCCGACTTGAAAAAGTTGTCCCAAACCGGCCTTAATCCTGAGGACGTAACGCTGACTGAGTCAAATGTCTTTGATATGACACAGGATGCAAAAAGCAATCTTCTCCAGTCTTTCAGTGATGCGGTAAAAACTGATGGGTTTGATCTCACCAAAGCCACGGATGTGCTCAAAGCCGTGGCTGAGTTCCTGGATAAATTTAAATCTTCTGATACCGAAAATGAATCAACCAACATCATAGAAGAGATTAAAAAAGTGCTGGACCGGCTTGGCGCCGGGGTATTTGATGATCAAAAAGGAGCAGGGGGGGATGGTGAAGGTGTACTAGAAGATGACGTTGAAATTGAAGAGATCGATGACGATACTGAAATCGAGGAGATCGATGACGATGAACTTGAGGAGGTAGAAGAACTTGACGAGGATGCCGAAGTTGAAGAGATCGAACTTGATGAAGACGAAGAGTTGGAGGAAGTGGATGAAGATCTTCTTGACGCCGATATTGAAGAGATCGATGAAGATACTGAAATCGAGGAAATCGATGACGATGAACTTGAGGAGGTAGAAGAACTTGACGAGGATGCCGAAGTTGAAGAGATCGAACTTGATGAAGACGAAGAGTTGGAGGAAGTGGATGAAGATCTTCTTGACGCCGATATTGAAGAGATCGATGAAGATACTGAAATCGAGGAGATTGATGACGATGAACTCGAGGAGGTAGAAGAACTTGACGAGGATGCCGAAGTTGAAGAGATCGAACTTGATGAAGACGAAGAGTTGGAGGAAGTGGATGAAGATCTTCTTGACGCCGATATTGAAGAGATCGATGAAGATACTGAAATCGAGGAGATCGATGACGATGAACTTGAGGAGGTAGAAGAACTTGACGAGGATGCCGAAGTTGAAGAGATCGAACTTGATGAAGGTGAAGATCTTGAAGAGTTGGAAGAAATTGATGAAGACACGGAAATAGAAGATGTTGAGCTTGATGAGGATGAATCTCTTGAAGAAATAGAAGACATTGAACTTGACGCGGATGAGCAGTTAGAAGTAGTTGATTTAGGTGAAGACGAGGATTTAGAAGAACTTGATGAGCTTGATGAAGAAGAGATCAACGCCCTGGATGAATTTAGAAAATCCCGGGAACTTGCCCAGCAGTTTGACGATTTTTTAGGGGAGCGTGAAAAAAAATTCAATTCCTACATTACGATTCCTGGGGGGACGTATACCATTGGTACGGAAAAATCCTTGAAATCCAGCCTGGCGTTACAGCCCTTTGATATGCCTACGGTGTATATGGGCAAATATCCGGTGACCAATGCTTTATTTGAGATTTTCATTGAACAGACCGGATATGTTACAACTGCCGAAAGAAGAGGAGTTGGAACGGTTTATCATTCCCGCTTTAAAAAACAGGGAGAAAAAGTAATCTGGAGCAAACAGGCCGGATCTTCCATTGTTAAAGGGGCCTGCTGGTACCAGCCCCTTGGACCCGGTTCCACCCTTCACGGCAAAAGAAATCATCCCGTGGTTCAAATCAGTGTGGACGATGCCTTTGCCTATGCCTCCTGGATCGGCCGGCGGCTGCCCACGGAAGCTGAATGGGAGGCTGCCGCCCGCACGGATATGGCTTTCAAATATCCCTGGGGAAATGAGTTTGATCCAAAATTATTGAATATTGAATCTTCAGGCTTTGCCGACACAAGTCCAGTGGACGAATATGATCATGCCGCCAATGTTTTCGGCATGGCTGACATGCTGGGCAATGTCATGGAATGGACAACCGACACCCAGCCTCCGCCCTTTGAAACCCGAAAAGCCAGGATGTTTAACGTGGCCAAGGGGGGGGGGTGGAATGCCAAAGATTCCATCTCCATCAGCTCCCGGGGGCTGTTTCCCGCAGAAATCACGGCCAATATCATCGGTTTTCGATGTATTTCCGAATTGTTCCAGTAA
- the xerD gene encoding site-specific tyrosine recombinase XerD — protein MHDLSDAYMDYLTVEKGLAANSITAYGTDLASYISYLADNGIQNIRDADTTAVLGWLVHLTRQGLSAKSRARHLISIRGFYKYLIAEKLISANPLKDIDIPKTGQHLPGVIPVSEVEALLNSCETTTSKGQRNLAMMEIMYGAGLRVSELVFLKVVDVNLEAGLVRVMGKGSKERIVPIGSKAKEAARLWLDQGRPMELKHLSSDFLFIARAGKPMTRQAFWKIIKKHALIAGISRPVYPHVLRHSFATHLIEGGADLRSVQTMLGHSDISTTQIYTHISRDYLIKMHQAFHPRK, from the coding sequence TTGCACGACCTGTCTGATGCGTATATGGATTATCTGACCGTGGAAAAAGGGCTTGCGGCCAATAGTATCACAGCCTATGGAACGGATCTGGCGTCATATATCAGCTACCTTGCTGACAACGGAATTCAGAATATCCGGGATGCCGATACAACAGCCGTTCTTGGATGGCTGGTTCATCTGACTCGCCAGGGCTTGTCAGCCAAGTCCCGGGCCAGACACCTGATCTCCATCAGGGGATTTTATAAATACCTGATTGCAGAAAAACTGATATCTGCCAACCCCTTAAAAGATATTGATATCCCCAAGACAGGCCAGCATCTGCCGGGTGTCATCCCGGTCAGTGAGGTGGAGGCTCTTTTGAATTCCTGTGAGACCACAACCTCTAAAGGACAACGAAATCTTGCCATGATGGAAATCATGTACGGAGCCGGACTTCGGGTGTCAGAGCTTGTTTTTTTAAAGGTGGTTGACGTAAATTTGGAGGCAGGCCTTGTCAGGGTGATGGGCAAAGGCTCCAAAGAGAGAATTGTTCCCATTGGCTCAAAAGCCAAAGAAGCTGCAAGGCTATGGCTTGACCAGGGACGTCCCATGGAATTGAAGCATCTTTCTAGTGATTTTCTGTTCATTGCAAGGGCTGGTAAGCCCATGACCCGTCAGGCATTCTGGAAAATTATAAAAAAACATGCCCTGATTGCCGGCATTTCCCGTCCGGTCTACCCCCATGTTCTGCGCCACTCCTTTGCCACCCACCTGATAGAGGGTGGGGCTGATCTGCGGTCGGTTCAAACCATGCTTGGCCATTCCGACATTTCAACCACCCAGATTTATACCCATATCTCAAGGGATTATCTTATTAAAATGCATCAGGCATTTCATCCCAGAAAATAA